In Mycobacterium sp. ITM-2016-00317, the genomic window TCTACCCCGTCATCCCGCACCAGTGGGATCGCCGTGTGCCGTAACGAAGGAGACCCATGCGCATCGGCCTGATGGTCGGCTCCGACAAGGAACGCGATCGCCGAGACCGGTTGGCGGGCCTGATCGACGACGCTGTCGCGGCCGAGGCCGCCGGCTTCGACTCGTTCTGGTTCCCGCAGGTGCCCGGTTACCTCGACGCGATGACCGCCGTCGCGTTGGTGGGCGCGTCGACGACCACCATCGAAGTCGGCACGGCGGTGGTCCCGATACAGACACGCCATCCGCTGATCCTGGCGCAGCAGGCGTTGACCACCAACGCCGCGTGCGGCGGCCGGTTCGCCCTCGGCCTGGGACTGTCCCACGACTGGATCATCCACGGCCAGTTGGGACTTCCGTATGAGAAGCCGGTACGCACGTTGCGCGAGCACCTCGATGTGCTCGGCGCCGCGTTCGCCGGACCCGGCCAGGTCGACGTCGACAACGACACCTTTCACGTGCACAGCCCGGTCGACGTCGCCGACACCGCCCCCGCGCTGCTGCTCGCGGCTCTCGGGCCGACGATGCTGCGGATCGCGGGCGAGCGGGCCGACGGCACCGTGTTGTGGATGGCGGACGAGCGCGCGATCGGCGAACACGTCGCACCGCGGATCACCGACGCCGCGCAGAATGCCGGCCGGCCGGCACCGCGCATCGTCGCCGGTGTCCCGGTGGCGCTGTGCGATCCCGGCGACGTCGACGATGCCCGCGCGTACGCGAGCGAGATCCTCGGACATGCGCACTTCTCCCCCAACTACGTCGCGCTGCTCGAACACGGCGACGCCGAGGACGTCGGGGACACCATGGCCGCCGGCGACGAAGCCGCGGTGCTGGCGCGACTCCGTAGTTACCGCGACGCCGGCGTCACCGATCTGGCTGCACGCATCGTCGGGCTCGGCCAGGATCCGGACCAGCGACGCCGATCACGGCTCCGCACAGCGCAATATATCGCATCGGTGGCCGCTCAGCTGTAGTGGGCGGAACGGTCAGCGCCGGGACTTCACGATCGCCGCGACGGCGGCAGCCCCCACGGAGCAGCCGACCGCACAGGCGAACACGCCGACGATCAGGTGCCGCAGCCAGCCGCCGGAGGCGTAGGCCGCGATCTGCAGCACCCCGGCAGTCAACGCCAACACGGCGAATGCCAATGCGGCGTACTTCAGCGCAGCCATTCCCCCATTGTTCACGAGGTCGGACCCGGCCCTGCCGCCCGGCTCGATAGTTGGACTCCGGTCAGCTATTCCTTCTCGTCGCCGAGCCTGTTAAGTTCAGCGGCATGGCGGCTACCCGGCGGGAGGTCGGCGCTGACCACGGTCAGCGCCGAGCTTCATTTCAGCGGGCCAGGTCGCATGAGACCAAGCGCATGCTTGTCCAGGCGGCGATGGCGC contains:
- a CDS encoding LLM class F420-dependent oxidoreductase; translation: MRIGLMVGSDKERDRRDRLAGLIDDAVAAEAAGFDSFWFPQVPGYLDAMTAVALVGASTTTIEVGTAVVPIQTRHPLILAQQALTTNAACGGRFALGLGLSHDWIIHGQLGLPYEKPVRTLREHLDVLGAAFAGPGQVDVDNDTFHVHSPVDVADTAPALLLAALGPTMLRIAGERADGTVLWMADERAIGEHVAPRITDAAQNAGRPAPRIVAGVPVALCDPGDVDDARAYASEILGHAHFSPNYVALLEHGDAEDVGDTMAAGDEAAVLARLRSYRDAGVTDLAARIVGLGQDPDQRRRSRLRTAQYIASVAAQL